From a region of the Planktothrix sp. FACHB-1365 genome:
- a CDS encoding tetratricopeptide repeat protein, with amino-acid sequence MGYAIDVNQSNFEQEVIKVSDKSPVFVDFYATWCGPCQILKPILEKLVNEYDFILAKIDIDQNPELASQYGVEGVPDVRIVIQGEMQPGFVGALTEAQIRQTLSQFNLKSNFEQDLEALKTAIAQKNFPTAKQLLDQLFSHYPNRLEVVLAAANFLILLNQLENAEKLLNTIGEDQRDFFPKAQALKQLIQLKTDATASGESQLEQNYAKACQLTLAEDYAEALSLFLEIVSTDRKYKEDGARKAMLTIFNFLGDDHPLTKEYRKQLMLQLY; translated from the coding sequence ATGGGATATGCAATTGACGTTAATCAATCTAACTTTGAGCAAGAGGTGATCAAAGTTTCCGATAAAAGCCCTGTATTTGTAGACTTTTATGCAACTTGGTGTGGCCCGTGTCAAATTTTAAAACCCATTTTAGAAAAGTTGGTGAACGAATATGATTTTATTTTAGCGAAAATTGATATTGATCAAAATCCTGAGTTAGCAAGTCAATATGGGGTAGAAGGTGTACCGGATGTCAGAATTGTGATTCAAGGAGAAATGCAGCCCGGTTTTGTAGGAGCATTAACAGAAGCTCAAATTCGGCAAACCCTCAGCCAATTCAATTTAAAATCTAATTTTGAGCAGGATTTAGAAGCTTTAAAAACTGCGATCGCTCAAAAGAACTTTCCCACCGCCAAACAACTTTTAGATCAGCTATTTTCTCACTATCCAAATCGCTTAGAAGTGGTGTTAGCAGCGGCTAATTTTTTAATTCTTCTCAATCAACTGGAAAATGCTGAAAAACTGTTAAATACCATTGGAGAAGATCAGCGCGACTTTTTCCCCAAAGCTCAGGCTTTAAAACAATTAATCCAACTCAAAACAGATGCTACTGCTTCGGGAGAAAGCCAACTGGAACAGAACTATGCAAAAGCTTGTCAATTAACGTTAGCGGAAGACTACGCAGAGGCGTTATCTTTATTTTTAGAGATTGTATCTACCGATCGCAAATATAAAGAGGATGGAGCGAGAAAAGCCATGTTGACTATTTTTAATTTCCTGGGGGATGACCATCCGTTGACTAAAGAATATCGGAAACAATTAATGCTACAATTATATTAA
- a CDS encoding cyclic nucleotide-binding domain-containing protein, with protein sequence MTNALLILGELNDRDIDWIVTQGKREVLQAGTVLIEEDQPLDALYIVLSGTLNVCVAALENQVVGKIGGGEILGEMSFVDGRLPSATVQAVEECCVLSISRSLLSQKLEEDVLFSLRFYRAITKFLSSRLRATVNHFGHEENVTLLASKSSNNLVENELDHRLDWIRQRLGG encoded by the coding sequence ATGACTAATGCTTTACTGATCCTAGGGGAATTAAATGATCGAGATATAGATTGGATCGTGACCCAAGGGAAACGAGAAGTTTTGCAAGCGGGTACTGTTCTAATTGAAGAAGATCAACCCTTAGATGCACTTTATATTGTGTTGAGTGGAACCCTCAACGTTTGTGTGGCTGCTTTAGAAAATCAAGTGGTTGGAAAAATTGGTGGCGGTGAAATATTAGGGGAAATGTCTTTTGTGGATGGACGTTTACCCTCGGCTACGGTGCAAGCGGTTGAAGAGTGTTGTGTGTTATCCATTTCTCGATCACTGTTATCTCAAAAATTAGAAGAGGATGTTTTATTTTCGTTGAGATTTTATCGAGCTATTACTAAATTTTTATCCTCCCGCTTACGAGCTACCGTCAACCATTTTGGCCATGAAGAAAACGTTACTTTGTTAGCTTCTAAATCTTCCAATAATCTAGTAGAAAATGAACTTGATCATCGTTTGGATTGGATTAGGCAGCGTTTAGGAGGATAA